One window from the genome of Rhodocyclaceae bacterium encodes:
- a CDS encoding type II toxin-antitoxin system VapC family toxin, producing the protein MSYLIDTNVVSELRRRSPDPGVVAWFEGRRSQTLYLSVLTLGELRKGIDGLTDDPRKHALLDWLQVDLPRFFLGRVLPIDARIADHWGQLAARAGRPLPAVDSLLAATALSHGLTLVTRNLRDFQFPGLEVVDPWSTGAA; encoded by the coding sequence CTGAGCTACCTGATCGACACGAACGTCGTTTCGGAACTGCGGCGCCGTTCGCCCGATCCCGGCGTGGTGGCCTGGTTCGAAGGCCGCCGGAGCCAGACGCTGTACCTGTCGGTCCTGACGCTGGGAGAACTCCGGAAGGGTATCGACGGGCTGACGGATGACCCGCGCAAGCACGCCCTGCTGGACTGGTTGCAGGTGGACCTGCCGCGGTTCTTCCTGGGGCGGGTGCTACCGATCGATGCGCGCATTGCCGACCACTGGGGCCAGTTGGCCGCTCGCGCAGGACGGCCGTTGCCGGCCGTCGACAGCCTGCTCGCCGCAACCGCGCTTAGCCACGGACTGACGCTGGTGACGCGCAACCTGCGCGACTTCCAGTTCCCGGGGCTCGAGGTCGTCGATCCGTGGTCGACGGGCGCGGCGTAA
- a CDS encoding type II toxin-antitoxin system prevent-host-death family antitoxin: MAICLATIVLRPTCSVPATEVALFEAKNRLSELIDRVQQGEVIAITRRGKVVAQLGLPGTHDSSGRAQDAVAELRAAREGVSLRGLKVRDLINEDRR; this comes from the coding sequence ATGGCTATCTGTCTGGCCACAATCGTGCTTCGCCCTACATGTAGCGTGCCCGCGACCGAAGTCGCCCTGTTCGAAGCCAAGAACCGCCTGTCCGAATTGATCGACCGCGTGCAGCAAGGCGAAGTCATCGCGATCACCCGTCGCGGGAAGGTCGTTGCACAACTGGGCTTGCCCGGCACCCATGACAGCAGTGGCCGCGCCCAGGATGCTGTGGCTGAGCTGCGCGCCGCACGCGAGGGGGTCAGCCTGCGCGGCCTTAAAGTGCGTGATCTCATCAATGAAGACCGCCGTTGA
- a CDS encoding type II toxin-antitoxin system VapC family toxin, with the protein MAEPTWMLDTNTLSDLIRNPQGALVQRLSSVEPDAVATSIVVACELRFGARRKGSDALTSRVEQLLGALTVLPFDEPADQHYADIRAALERAGTPIGSHDLFIAAHARSRGMTLVTHNTREFERVPGLNVEDWMTSAT; encoded by the coding sequence ATGGCCGAGCCCACCTGGATGCTTGACACCAACACGCTGTCCGACCTGATCCGCAACCCCCAGGGAGCACTTGTCCAGCGCCTGAGCAGCGTCGAACCTGATGCGGTTGCCACCAGCATCGTCGTGGCCTGCGAGCTGCGTTTCGGTGCCAGGCGCAAGGGCTCGGATGCGCTGACAAGTCGGGTCGAGCAACTGCTTGGCGCCTTGACGGTACTTCCGTTCGACGAGCCTGCCGACCAGCACTATGCGGACATTCGCGCGGCGCTGGAGCGTGCAGGCACTCCGATCGGCAGCCACGACCTGTTCATCGCCGCGCATGCGCGCTCTCGCGGCATGACGCTGGTGACGCACAACACGCGTGAGTTCGAGCGGGTGCCAGGGCTGAACGTGGAAGATTGGATGACATCAGCGACCTGA
- a CDS encoding type II toxin-antitoxin system Phd/YefM family antitoxin — protein sequence MGTWQMQTAKARLAEVVKDAQQSGPQEITVHGRPVAVVLSRTDYDRLVETGESLPDFMRRSPLAEAEDIEFPRDRSPGREVPL from the coding sequence ATGGGTACGTGGCAGATGCAGACAGCGAAGGCGCGCCTGGCCGAGGTCGTCAAGGATGCGCAGCAAAGCGGGCCGCAGGAAATCACTGTGCACGGGCGCCCGGTGGCGGTGGTGCTCTCGCGTACGGACTACGACCGCCTGGTGGAAACGGGCGAGTCGCTGCCGGATTTCATGCGGCGCTCGCCCTTGGCCGAGGCCGAAGACATCGAGTTCCCGCGCGACCGCAGTCCTGGCCGCGAGGTGCCACTCTGA
- a CDS encoding N-6 DNA methylase, whose amino-acid sequence MNPKSRLSLFRAIKELRKLLVEHDVSAKRFVGTVLTSWCRQAYKAIGPHGLPVSKALRREPQLVAFVDFLCTADFLESTYWLSSAYAMLADDAHRKKLALFFTPPSLVRGLLDDLGSQGAKFEEHTFYDPACGGAAFLAPIALRMRDRLREKGKTSLQILRHIEEHLRGTDVEPTLCALSRHFLRMALHAEIQQTGVNPCFKVGIGDSLRSSKGVPKARRVVVCNPPYRKMTAEEVAPLRKSFKHIIEAQPNIYALFIARCVELAGNSGLVGLVTPTSFLSGRYFHKLRSYLMANTDLVHIGMVSSRLGVFIDVEQETALCILRKWPVHQSHASNVKVSVVSGNGVYTHVGECALPNSGAAWPIPRTPEDVKLLAVASRIKFRLVDYGYRVRIGLFVWNRDVRPCFASRKLARRGKARHALPLVWSKDIVVTGDEAKLVFEPDSRGDDKDAFVDLGGLNLRGVIRRPSVVLQRVTSNDQPLRLVAAAVPEKFRAKYKGFVGENHIVVLEQFRDDPAIAPQHLAALLRSKPIDRYFRCISGATNVSAFELNQLVLPDPARLQAALAKSESMDLAVLRAFGVEAI is encoded by the coding sequence ATGAATCCCAAGTCAAGACTCAGCCTTTTCCGTGCCATCAAGGAGTTGCGGAAGCTCCTTGTCGAACACGATGTGTCGGCTAAACGTTTCGTCGGCACGGTACTGACCTCGTGGTGTCGCCAGGCTTACAAGGCGATTGGGCCGCACGGACTGCCAGTATCCAAGGCTCTACGCCGAGAGCCGCAGTTGGTTGCCTTTGTTGACTTTCTATGCACCGCGGATTTCCTAGAGTCGACGTACTGGCTAAGCTCTGCCTACGCCATGCTGGCCGACGATGCACATCGAAAGAAACTGGCGCTGTTCTTCACTCCGCCGTCACTTGTTCGGGGACTGCTCGACGATTTAGGTAGTCAGGGCGCCAAGTTTGAGGAGCACACCTTCTATGACCCAGCCTGTGGCGGTGCTGCGTTCCTGGCGCCAATCGCCCTGCGAATGCGTGACCGATTGCGTGAGAAGGGCAAGACTTCGCTTCAGATACTTAGGCATATCGAGGAACACCTCCGGGGCACGGATGTCGAACCGACTCTTTGCGCGCTGTCTCGTCACTTCTTGAGGATGGCCCTGCATGCGGAGATTCAGCAGACAGGTGTTAACCCGTGTTTCAAAGTCGGCATCGGTGATTCGTTGCGATCTTCGAAGGGCGTACCAAAGGCGCGCCGAGTTGTGGTGTGCAACCCGCCATACAGAAAGATGACGGCGGAGGAAGTGGCCCCACTTCGGAAATCGTTCAAGCACATCATTGAAGCCCAGCCCAACATTTACGCCCTGTTTATCGCGCGCTGCGTCGAGCTCGCGGGAAACTCTGGTCTAGTTGGCCTAGTCACACCGACCAGCTTCTTGTCCGGCCGATACTTCCACAAACTCCGGTCCTATCTCATGGCCAACACGGACTTGGTCCATATCGGCATGGTCAGTTCTAGACTTGGCGTGTTTATCGACGTCGAGCAAGAGACCGCTCTTTGCATCTTGCGAAAGTGGCCGGTGCATCAGTCGCACGCATCTAACGTCAAGGTCTCTGTCGTGTCCGGTAACGGCGTCTACACACACGTCGGAGAGTGTGCATTGCCCAACTCTGGCGCGGCATGGCCCATCCCCAGGACTCCCGAAGACGTGAAGCTGTTGGCTGTTGCGAGCCGCATAAAGTTTCGCCTGGTCGACTACGGCTACCGTGTACGCATCGGGCTGTTCGTCTGGAACCGCGACGTGCGCCCATGCTTCGCATCCAGGAAGCTTGCAAGAAGGGGTAAGGCGCGACATGCGCTGCCCTTGGTCTGGTCAAAAGACATCGTCGTTACGGGCGACGAAGCCAAGTTGGTGTTCGAGCCCGATAGCAGAGGCGACGACAAGGATGCCTTCGTTGACTTGGGTGGCCTTAACTTGCGGGGCGTTATTCGGCGCCCCAGCGTTGTTCTGCAACGCGTTACCTCAAACGACCAGCCTCTTCGCCTGGTCGCCGCGGCGGTTCCAGAAAAGTTCCGGGCGAAATACAAGGGGTTTGTCGGAGAGAACCACATCGTTGTCCTTGAGCAGTTCCGCGATGACCCTGCGATCGCGCCTCAGCATTTAGCAGCCCTACTGAGGAGCAAACCCATCGATAGGTACTTCCGCTGCATCTCGGGCGCGACAAACGTCTCGGCATTCGAGCTGAATCAGCTCGTACTTCCAGATCCGGCCAGGCTTCAGGCCGCGCTGGCCAAAAGCGAATCAATGGACCTTGCAGTACTACGTGCATTCGGGGTTGAAGCAATCTAG
- a CDS encoding sigma-70 family RNA polymerase sigma factor: protein MPTRPDLDADRALIEAVTTGDPDAIDRFVRRYTRFIYYTARRYTRLNHHDADDITQRVFVKLLEDDGRRLRTWHGTKFEPLLREVVRNEALSFARAQFRPEHDPFPDDDEAPTATAIDLPPAHDDPEGEALLAEVRAFLAECYGALSLEHQQAVACRYQDELDQRSIAAVLGLSQANAAQRVPRGTRALRDCLSSKLGERPWVLA from the coding sequence ATGCCTACCCGTCCCGACCTTGACGCAGACCGCGCTCTTATCGAAGCCGTCACAACCGGCGATCCGGACGCCATCGATCGTTTCGTCCGCCGCTACACCCGCTTCATCTACTACACCGCCCGCCGCTACACCCGCCTCAACCACCACGACGCCGACGACATCACCCAGCGCGTCTTCGTGAAGCTGCTCGAGGACGACGGCCGTCGCTTGCGCACCTGGCACGGAACGAAGTTCGAACCCCTCCTGCGCGAGGTCGTGCGCAACGAAGCCCTCTCGTTCGCACGCGCCCAGTTCCGTCCGGAGCATGACCCCTTCCCGGACGACGACGAGGCACCCACCGCCACCGCGATCGACCTTCCGCCGGCGCACGACGACCCGGAAGGCGAGGCCCTGCTCGCCGAGGTCCGCGCCTTCCTCGCCGAGTGCTACGGCGCGCTGAGCCTCGAGCATCAGCAGGCGGTCGCCTGCCGCTACCAGGACGAGCTCGACCAGCGGTCGATCGCAGCCGTCCTCGGGCTGTCGCAGGCGAACGCGGCGCAGCGGGTGCCCCGGGGCACCCGGGCGCTGCGCGATTGCCTGTCCTCGAAACTGGGCGAGCGCCCGTGGGTGCTGGCATGA
- a CDS encoding AbrB/MazE/SpoVT family DNA-binding domain-containing protein — MTERHASLFRNGRNQAVRIPREFEMDGTEVLMRKEGDRLIITPIRRNRLLELLASWEPLDDGLPPVEDCPPQTREAF, encoded by the coding sequence ATGACCGAACGGCACGCTTCATTGTTCCGCAACGGCCGCAATCAGGCGGTACGCATCCCGCGCGAGTTCGAGATGGATGGCACCGAGGTGCTGATGCGCAAGGAGGGTGACCGCCTGATCATCACACCCATCCGCAGGAACCGCCTGCTGGAATTGCTGGCTTCCTGGGAGCCGCTGGACGACGGCTTGCCGCCGGTCGAAGACTGCCCGCCCCAGACCCGCGAAGCGTTCTGA